Proteins from one Oryzomonas sagensis genomic window:
- a CDS encoding DUF1566 domain-containing protein has product MKHMLVLALMLLAGISLSGCSGDTPSQAQSQQAQIATLQTQLSAVQTQLSSAKADGSVYNAGITTAIASLRQTESALATLAGQPANANATPLTTAANQVLVLQSLAASLSSDTSALSAAYATAQASITNLTTQLNAANAQVTSLTAQLAASQSSNSVLSGQLADANLQVTTLTNQIATLQTQLANANDTIATRDATIVSLNSTISTLQAQISAMVATPVAMSASALTAAVSTAITVTATFPSTENGKTAIFTATGGNLLTTPANVTIAGNTASTTFNSASPGTFNIYVVEGLHAGGAIVTITAAPAPTYTVSGTISLNGTGLPNVIVALTGAATGAATTDASGNYSFAGLQNGSYTVTPLRSGYSFKPSSLAVTVSGANVTGQNFTDIVTKTYSCSGALSPLGRWCDNGDGTVRDMTTGLLWLKNANCATTLGGVTSGGGNTWFDALTWSSYLASGSCGLSDGSHAMDWRLPTIGDFSALVTGTEPVLAGTPRLFTNIQSNFYWSSYSIGDGNIWQADIGTGYGGNFPSTDLYYIWAVR; this is encoded by the coding sequence ATGAAACACATGCTGGTGCTGGCTCTTATGTTATTGGCAGGAATATCGCTCTCCGGCTGCAGCGGAGACACCCCCTCGCAGGCGCAATCGCAACAGGCGCAAATAGCGACCCTGCAAACCCAGTTATCCGCCGTACAGACGCAATTGTCCAGCGCAAAGGCGGACGGTTCGGTGTACAACGCCGGGATCACTACCGCGATCGCCTCGCTGAGGCAAACGGAAAGCGCGTTGGCCACGCTTGCCGGGCAGCCCGCCAACGCCAACGCCACGCCCCTGACGACCGCCGCCAATCAGGTCCTTGTGCTCCAGTCCCTGGCCGCCAGCCTCTCGTCGGACACCTCCGCCCTGTCAGCCGCATACGCCACCGCACAAGCGAGCATCACCAACCTGACGACACAACTGAACGCCGCCAACGCCCAGGTAACCAGCCTGACGGCACAACTGGCGGCAAGTCAGAGCAGTAACAGCGTCCTGTCCGGCCAACTGGCCGACGCCAACTTGCAGGTAACAACTCTGACCAATCAGATAGCCACGTTGCAGACGCAACTCGCCAACGCCAACGACACCATCGCAACGCGGGACGCGACCATCGTTTCCCTCAACAGCACCATATCGACCCTCCAGGCGCAGATCAGCGCCATGGTCGCCACCCCGGTAGCCATGAGCGCAAGCGCCCTGACCGCAGCCGTCTCCACCGCCATTACCGTTACCGCCACGTTCCCCAGTACGGAAAACGGTAAAACCGCCATCTTCACGGCAACGGGCGGCAACCTGCTGACGACCCCGGCTAACGTGACTATTGCCGGCAACACCGCCTCGACGACCTTCAACTCCGCATCCCCCGGCACGTTCAATATCTACGTGGTGGAGGGCCTGCACGCGGGCGGCGCGATAGTCACCATCACGGCAGCGCCCGCGCCCACCTACACCGTATCCGGCACCATCTCCCTGAACGGCACGGGGCTGCCAAACGTGATCGTCGCCCTGACCGGAGCCGCCACAGGGGCCGCTACGACCGACGCCAGCGGCAATTACAGCTTTGCCGGGCTGCAGAACGGCAGCTACACCGTCACCCCGTTACGGTCCGGGTACAGCTTCAAGCCGTCTTCCCTTGCCGTGACGGTCAGCGGCGCCAATGTCACCGGCCAAAACTTCACCGACATCGTCACGAAGACCTACAGTTGCAGCGGCGCCCTGAGTCCGCTCGGCCGCTGGTGCGACAACGGAGACGGCACGGTCCGGGACATGACCACCGGCCTGCTCTGGCTGAAAAACGCCAACTGCGCGACCACCCTCGGCGGCGTGACGTCCGGGGGGGGGAATACATGGTTTGACGCCTTGACCTGGAGCAGTTATCTCGCGAGCGGCAGTTGCGGCCTGAGCGACGGTTCCCACGCCATGGACTGGCGATTGCCGACGATAGGCGATTTTTCGGCATTGGTCACCGGCACGGAGCCGGTATTGGCCGGCACGCCGAGACTTTTTACCAACATCCAGAGCAATTTCTACTGGTCGTCCTACAGCATCGGCGACGGCAATATCTGGCAGGCCGATATAGGCACCGGCTACGGGGGCAACTTCCCCTCGACCGACTTATACTACATCTGGGCCGTCCGTTGA
- a CDS encoding HEPN/Toprim-associated domain-containing protein, translating into MGSYAQIMIDGYPIFSSKNYYHQWYFRKKDRCIRNRSKSQRNTLIWTAADANDQDEEETDYLYVCSGTTLRRRLELAGFNRETLEQEFKECIAQRIASCEEMVQQDYEWAKDYAQLIPILKASCLADWLKALKTAVEERINCWCWEEEKNKFSDPLLHLLFATDEFLEEFSIHETGFPCKTLESMAVAMLEIMPSDVECVLDITDLVGGGWTDSFEDLIEYHQDHTIFYEVFATAIADTRSLIALAPLSKTLARLLYANVISAMETYLSDTIKKQVLTRESIRRRFVQTNEAFKEKIVVQDIFRKLEGLNEEIVQVIDMMSFHNLDKTTGLYKSVLDTHFPNTSMVDLKKAVEARHDIVHRNGKTTQGKVVEMNMQDVERLVELVDATIQHIDKQIKDGLLDDDEGEGE; encoded by the coding sequence ATGGGAAGCTACGCACAAATCATGATAGACGGGTATCCGATTTTTTCCTCGAAGAACTATTACCACCAGTGGTACTTCCGGAAGAAGGATCGGTGCATTCGCAATCGTTCCAAATCCCAGCGAAACACCCTCATTTGGACTGCCGCCGATGCCAACGATCAGGATGAAGAAGAAACTGACTACCTTTATGTATGCTCTGGCACCACGCTTCGCCGTAGGCTTGAGCTTGCAGGCTTCAACCGAGAGACCCTTGAGCAAGAATTTAAGGAGTGCATCGCTCAACGCATTGCCAGCTGTGAGGAAATGGTCCAGCAAGACTACGAATGGGCCAAGGACTATGCGCAGCTAATTCCAATTTTGAAGGCATCCTGCCTGGCCGACTGGCTCAAGGCTTTGAAAACCGCTGTTGAAGAGCGCATAAATTGTTGGTGTTGGGAAGAAGAGAAGAACAAATTCAGTGACCCACTGCTACATCTTCTTTTCGCTACCGATGAGTTTTTGGAAGAGTTCTCCATTCATGAGACTGGCTTTCCATGCAAAACTCTAGAGAGCATGGCAGTGGCAATGCTGGAGATCATGCCATCAGATGTTGAATGCGTTCTCGACATCACAGATCTTGTTGGTGGAGGCTGGACTGACTCCTTTGAAGACCTCATTGAATACCATCAAGATCACACGATCTTCTACGAGGTTTTTGCCACCGCTATTGCGGACACCCGATCCCTCATCGCATTGGCGCCCTTGAGCAAGACGTTGGCAAGGCTTCTCTACGCCAATGTCATTTCGGCGATGGAGACCTACCTATCCGACACAATAAAGAAGCAGGTCCTCACACGAGAATCGATCCGCCGACGCTTTGTTCAGACCAACGAAGCCTTCAAGGAGAAGATTGTTGTTCAAGATATTTTTCGTAAATTGGAAGGCTTGAACGAAGAGATTGTGCAGGTCATCGACATGATGAGTTTTCATAACTTGGACAAGACCACTGGCCTCTATAAGTCCGTTCTGGATACGCACTTCCCGAACACCAGTATGGTGGACCTCAAGAAAGCCGTTGAGGCTCGCCATGACATAGTACACCGCAACGGCAAGACCACCCAAGGTAAGGTCGTTGAAATGAACATGCAAGACGTTGAGAGACTCGTAGAGTTGGTGGACGCCACCATTCAGCACATCGACAAGCAGATCAAAGATGGCTTACTGGACGACGATGAAGGCGAGGGAGAATGA
- a CDS encoding ATP-binding protein, which produces MNYIVGMFILIAGFVLAPPAVASDLIISRAALEDPAGALTIADVAGREFAPIGPTLSRGLTDSVHWLRLRVRAPAKGDEVVLFIRQPFLNEVRLYEADAGAPSGWKTRVTGNHYAFGTRDRARSSLGFVVSVAPSGATYYLRLKTRSSSQLTVEALEPGEAERVDDRFDLMAVFFVTAMLLLLFWALQSYLLDRLPVVGLFALHQAMYTLYGVAITGYLAPFLPAGLPPGAIDWITVVAYCGSNFATVLFCRELFKPYQPPPLMMRGLDLLLCVFPLQVAAIASGHIFFAMVSNVVLVRVTWWCFVATAFTLQRESTPSRRSLRLFFVAVAIIFTLFWIANRSTPASLRGNNSYGRQVLIINGLIIGSIFAMILNTRSRRLQQEAQRSALESQAKSEFLALISHEIRTPLNALVGFSGMARTATDPARIDQYLAILEQSSHSLMELVNDILDMSKIEAGRMEFETVPFDLRQLVAGLEEQYHPLADRKMLVFQVGVADNVPTWVLGDPLRLRQILANLLANAVKFTESGAVSCTVCMAGRSADGGHPLVRFEVRDTGIGIPENSRALLFQPFRQLDPTISRKFGGTGLGLAIVRNLTELMKGSLTVDSRVGEGSCFAVELPLRETEPVPDGLLASTAAPAPRAVLVVEDNGFNRRLLGDILDSWGQQVTLAEDGLQALQFMEQRRFDLVLLDIRMPDIDGIEVARRIRRRESERSETPVPIIAITADTDAATRGACHAAGIDGVLAKPVVPEQLARAMAAFGGETAAIPPDGEPQLDAQTRSDLADVPERARQYRELLLQDIDGELRSLQTALERDDRSELVRAAHTLKGLCGHLADREPAELAAWLQQHAPAARPEQLQPVIEKLMKRMKGGYP; this is translated from the coding sequence ATGAACTACATTGTCGGCATGTTCATCCTGATCGCCGGGTTCGTCCTTGCTCCGCCGGCCGTTGCGAGTGATCTGATCATTTCGCGGGCCGCGCTGGAAGACCCGGCCGGCGCCCTGACGATCGCCGATGTGGCCGGGCGCGAGTTTGCCCCGATCGGGCCGACGCTTTCCCGGGGTTTGACCGACTCCGTGCACTGGTTGCGCCTGCGGGTTCGGGCGCCCGCCAAGGGGGATGAGGTGGTGCTGTTCATTCGCCAGCCTTTTCTCAACGAGGTTCGTCTTTACGAGGCGGATGCGGGGGCTCCGTCGGGCTGGAAGACACGGGTGACCGGCAATCACTACGCTTTCGGCACACGCGACCGCGCCAGGAGTTCCCTGGGGTTTGTCGTCAGCGTGGCGCCCTCCGGGGCGACCTACTATCTTCGCCTCAAGACCAGGAGCTCATCGCAGTTGACGGTGGAAGCCCTGGAGCCGGGCGAGGCCGAGCGCGTGGACGACCGGTTTGATCTGATGGCGGTGTTTTTCGTGACCGCCATGTTGCTGCTGTTGTTCTGGGCCCTCCAGAGCTATCTGCTGGACCGGCTGCCGGTAGTCGGCCTGTTTGCCCTGCATCAAGCCATGTACACCCTGTATGGTGTAGCCATTACCGGCTATTTGGCGCCCTTTCTCCCTGCCGGCCTTCCTCCGGGCGCGATAGACTGGATTACCGTCGTTGCCTACTGCGGATCGAATTTCGCAACCGTGCTGTTCTGCCGCGAGCTGTTCAAGCCCTATCAGCCCCCGCCGCTGATGATGCGCGGGCTCGATCTTCTGCTGTGCGTCTTTCCCCTCCAGGTTGCGGCGATCGCCTCCGGTCATATCTTTTTTGCCATGGTTTCCAATGTGGTGCTGGTCAGGGTGACCTGGTGGTGTTTTGTCGCCACGGCCTTTACCTTGCAGAGAGAAAGCACCCCGAGCCGCCGTTCGCTGCGACTCTTCTTCGTGGCCGTCGCCATTATCTTCACCCTGTTCTGGATCGCCAACCGCAGCACCCCCGCCAGCTTGCGGGGAAACAACAGCTACGGCAGGCAGGTGCTGATCATCAACGGCCTGATCATCGGCAGCATATTCGCCATGATCCTGAACACGCGCTCCCGCAGGCTGCAACAGGAGGCGCAGCGCTCCGCCCTGGAGTCGCAGGCGAAATCCGAGTTTCTCGCCCTGATCAGCCACGAGATCCGCACCCCGCTCAACGCGCTGGTCGGATTCAGCGGCATGGCCCGCACGGCAACCGACCCCGCCCGGATCGACCAGTACCTCGCCATCCTCGAGCAGTCGTCCCATTCCCTGATGGAGCTCGTGAACGACATCCTGGACATGAGCAAGATCGAGGCGGGGCGGATGGAGTTCGAGACCGTGCCGTTCGATCTGCGGCAGCTCGTCGCCGGTCTGGAGGAGCAGTATCACCCCCTGGCGGACCGGAAAATGCTGGTCTTCCAGGTCGGCGTGGCCGACAATGTGCCTACCTGGGTCCTCGGCGACCCGCTCCGCCTGAGACAGATCCTCGCCAACCTGCTGGCCAATGCCGTCAAGTTCACCGAAAGCGGCGCGGTGTCCTGTACGGTCTGCATGGCCGGACGGTCGGCGGACGGGGGGCATCCGCTGGTCCGCTTCGAGGTGCGGGACACCGGCATCGGCATCCCCGAGAACAGCCGTGCCCTGCTCTTCCAGCCTTTTCGCCAGCTCGATCCGACGATTTCCCGCAAATTCGGCGGCACCGGCCTCGGCCTGGCCATCGTCCGCAACCTGACGGAGTTGATGAAAGGAAGCCTCACCGTCGACAGCCGGGTCGGAGAGGGAAGCTGCTTTGCCGTCGAACTGCCGCTCCGGGAAACGGAACCGGTGCCGGACGGCCTTCTCGCATCGACCGCGGCCCCGGCGCCCCGTGCGGTCCTGGTGGTGGAGGATAATGGATTCAACCGCAGACTGTTGGGGGACATCCTGGACTCCTGGGGCCAGCAGGTTACGCTGGCGGAAGACGGCTTGCAGGCGCTGCAGTTCATGGAGCAGCGGCGTTTCGACCTGGTCCTGCTGGATATCCGCATGCCCGATATCGACGGCATCGAGGTTGCCCGCCGGATTAGACGTCGGGAATCCGAGCGGTCCGAAACGCCCGTACCGATCATCGCCATCACCGCCGATACCGATGCAGCCACCCGCGGCGCCTGTCATGCCGCGGGGATCGATGGGGTACTGGCAAAACCGGTGGTCCCCGAACAACTGGCCCGGGCCATGGCCGCGTTCGGCGGAGAAACCGCCGCAATACCGCCCGACGGGGAACCGCAGTTGGACGCGCAGACACGGAGCGACCTGGCCGACGTCCCAGAGCGCGCCCGGCAGTATCGGGAGCTGCTGCTGCAGGATATCGACGGCGAGCTGCGGAGCCTGCAAACCGCTCTGGAACGCGACGACCGCAGTGAACTCGTCCGGGCCGCCCACACCCTGAAAGGTCTGTGCGGACACCTGGCAGACCGGGAGCCGGCCGAACTTGCGGCCTGGCTGCAGCAACACGCCCCGGCCGCCCGCCCCGAACAACTGCAGCCGGTGATCGAGAAACTCATGAAACGGATGAAGGGTGGCTATCCATGA
- a CDS encoding IPT/TIG domain-containing protein → MGPVVTGIAPSGGFTTGGTSVVITGTGFTGATAVTFGGTAATSFTVDSNTQITATAPASSVSTVDIIVTTPEGTSAAGVADKFTYAIPLALTVSALSNGATTTEATQNISGMITNPANLKTLTVNGTTVTVNSDGSFSYPVQLKAGVNTVTVIATSISGNTITDSRTITLDSTALKLTVTYPPDNGIVIQQTITVTGTIAELLSSATKTTAKEVALDTTTPTVTYSVNGSTPQMASQTDTAYSFAATLGTGMNTIKVFATTSAGQTVEAKRTVSFQPAFSLAVTDPATDIRTTLGSYTLVGSVRDNTTAVGITITMDGQSYTPTVTNGVFRQPLALSSDKVYQVSVTGADQNNNSLTVQRNIIRAVPNFTIVDALQALQMSVGIIAPTADQTLRLDVAPMVNGVSVGDSKVDIEDAIVILRMAVGLIQ, encoded by the coding sequence TTGGGACCAGTCGTTACCGGCATAGCTCCTTCCGGCGGTTTTACAACAGGCGGCACAAGTGTTGTCATTACCGGCACCGGTTTCACCGGGGCTACGGCCGTTACCTTTGGCGGTACTGCAGCGACATCGTTCACGGTGGACTCAAATACGCAGATCACCGCCACCGCACCAGCTTCATCGGTGAGCACGGTTGACATCATTGTAACGACACCGGAGGGAACCAGCGCTGCCGGCGTAGCGGATAAATTTACCTACGCCATACCGCTGGCCCTGACCGTGTCGGCTCTCTCCAATGGCGCCACCACCACCGAAGCCACCCAGAATATCAGCGGCATGATCACCAATCCGGCCAACCTCAAGACACTTACGGTCAACGGCACCACCGTCACCGTCAACTCCGACGGCAGCTTCAGCTACCCGGTACAACTGAAGGCCGGGGTCAATACCGTCACGGTCATCGCCACCAGCATCTCCGGGAATACGATCACCGACAGCCGCACCATCACCCTGGACAGCACGGCACTGAAACTGACGGTCACCTATCCGCCGGACAACGGCATCGTCATCCAACAGACCATTACCGTGACCGGCACCATTGCGGAACTGCTCAGCAGTGCGACCAAGACAACGGCCAAAGAGGTCGCCCTGGACACCACAACGCCGACGGTCACCTACTCGGTCAACGGTTCCACCCCGCAAATGGCCAGCCAGACCGATACCGCCTACTCCTTTGCCGCAACCCTGGGTACCGGCATGAACACCATCAAGGTATTCGCCACCACCAGCGCCGGGCAGACGGTGGAGGCCAAGCGGACCGTCAGCTTCCAGCCCGCCTTCTCTCTGGCCGTCACCGACCCGGCCACGGACATCCGTACTACCCTGGGTTCGTACACCCTGGTCGGCAGTGTCAGGGACAACACCACGGCGGTCGGCATCACCATCACCATGGACGGCCAGAGCTACACACCCACGGTGACGAACGGAGTCTTCCGGCAACCGCTGGCCTTGAGCAGCGACAAGGTCTACCAAGTGTCGGTTACCGGCGCCGATCAGAACAACAACAGTCTGACGGTACAGCGCAACATCATCCGGGCGGTCCCGAATTTCACCATCGTGGACGCCTTGCAGGCGTTGCAGATGTCCGTGGGTATCATCGCCCCCACCGCCGACCAGACCCTGCGCCTGGATGTGGCACCCATGGTGAACGGCGTATCGGTGGGCGACAGCAAGGTCGATATCGAAGACGCAATCGTGATCCTGCGCATGGCCGTGGGGCTGATACAATGA
- a CDS encoding tyrosine-type recombinase/integrase: MKPFTVKQIEALKPKDKPYRISSGKGFYIRVMPSGQKRWELVYKIKGRTRVLHLGNYPTISLSDASTKFWEARRLLDQGEDPGSSLSPPLPPTDASEVSESTTVEAKTISDLVDLWINWSSENHDDKWHNTLKLTLNKDFLPIYGKWLIKDFSRKHAMAVIEKKATDAPGQARNLLKALRGTWDYAVIHELAEYNPFKDLKAAKQIPSMAQESGERHLSDDEIRHVWHSILSIGGSESTKRALLLTLITGQRCGEVCGMKVNELMIDYDTETGWWTIPKARRMGKKGGTHRVFLTRLAVSVIMGNQDRSSVGNKYGLICPGKDQKYPIQENSVANYVRSIAPKNGKTKYYGLPEWSPHDLRRTAGTGVRRLGASRDDMDLILGHKVGGVTGVYDLWAGDPEKEKWLTRWSEHLQEVVKSIITSATGQDGLLSTLKWDYNAKRSNTPV; this comes from the coding sequence ATGAAGCCATTCACAGTCAAACAAATCGAGGCTCTCAAGCCTAAAGACAAACCCTACAGAATCAGCAGCGGTAAGGGATTTTATATCAGGGTGATGCCTTCAGGCCAAAAACGCTGGGAGCTTGTCTATAAAATAAAAGGGCGCACTCGCGTCCTTCACTTGGGCAACTATCCCACAATTTCCCTGTCCGATGCAAGTACAAAATTCTGGGAAGCGAGGCGCCTGCTGGATCAAGGGGAAGACCCGGGCAGTTCACTCTCCCCTCCACTTCCCCCCACGGATGCCTCTGAAGTATCAGAATCAACTACTGTTGAAGCCAAAACCATCAGCGATTTGGTTGACTTATGGATCAATTGGTCGTCAGAAAACCATGATGACAAATGGCATAACACTCTGAAATTAACTTTAAATAAGGATTTCCTCCCGATATATGGCAAGTGGTTGATTAAAGATTTTAGCCGCAAGCACGCCATGGCTGTAATCGAAAAAAAAGCTACTGACGCACCTGGCCAGGCACGCAATCTCCTTAAAGCTCTTAGGGGAACTTGGGATTATGCTGTCATTCATGAACTCGCAGAGTACAACCCGTTTAAAGATCTAAAAGCGGCCAAACAAATTCCGTCTATGGCGCAGGAATCCGGGGAGCGTCATCTATCCGACGACGAAATTAGACATGTTTGGCATTCAATTCTATCCATCGGCGGAAGCGAGTCAACGAAACGAGCATTACTGTTGACCTTGATAACTGGCCAACGCTGCGGCGAGGTCTGCGGAATGAAAGTAAATGAGTTGATGATTGACTATGATACTGAGACTGGCTGGTGGACGATTCCAAAGGCCCGCCGCATGGGAAAAAAGGGAGGCACTCACAGAGTTTTCCTCACTCGGCTTGCTGTCTCCGTGATAATGGGGAATCAAGACCGATCATCAGTTGGCAACAAATATGGTTTAATATGTCCCGGCAAGGACCAAAAGTACCCAATCCAGGAAAATTCGGTCGCAAATTATGTGCGAAGTATAGCGCCCAAAAACGGTAAAACTAAATATTATGGACTTCCTGAATGGAGTCCTCACGACCTGCGTCGCACTGCTGGCACAGGGGTACGTCGACTGGGGGCGTCCAGGGACGACATGGATTTGATTCTCGGTCACAAAGTAGGCGGGGTTACTGGTGTTTATGATCTCTGGGCGGGAGATCCCGAAAAAGAGAAGTGGTTGACACGGTGGTCAGAGCACCTGCAGGAGGTTGTCAAATCGATCATTACATCGGCGACTGGGCAAGATGGTCTTCTGAGTACGTTAAAATGGGATTATAATGCAAAAAGAAGTAACACCCCGGTTTGA
- a CDS encoding Os1348 family NHLP clan protein, whose translation MSQEAVEKVLGRLITDGQFRRLATESLEAASIQAGYRLSPGELRLLSGSLEFQRISELAERLNPGLCRTGGAP comes from the coding sequence ATGTCACAGGAAGCGGTCGAAAAGGTGCTGGGGCGGTTGATCACAGACGGGCAGTTCCGCCGTCTGGCGACCGAGTCCCTGGAGGCGGCCAGCATTCAGGCGGGGTATCGCCTGTCTCCGGGAGAGCTGCGGTTGTTGTCCGGCAGCCTGGAATTCCAGCGCATCTCCGAACTCGCCGAGCGGCTGAACCCGGGGCTGTGCCGGACCGGCGGCGCCCCATGA
- a CDS encoding helix-turn-helix domain-containing protein — MAGRHAIYKPLTIQRAGIALCGKLYRLETSATDDPAEVKCKVCLSRMATGLPVPPKRSYQPKEATELDRYIGGRIRMYRSELRMSQTEFGKRTGMSQTWVSQLELGRMSVDLLKLITYADMLGKKIDDFLPPRRKGKMIF, encoded by the coding sequence ATGGCTGGTAGGCACGCCATTTATAAACCACTGACTATACAGAGGGCGGGGATCGCGCTGTGTGGTAAGCTGTATCGCCTGGAAACATCAGCCACTGACGATCCGGCCGAAGTGAAATGCAAAGTTTGTCTGAGCCGAATGGCGACAGGCCTCCCGGTGCCGCCAAAAAGGAGTTACCAGCCGAAGGAAGCGACCGAGTTGGACCGTTACATCGGCGGCCGGATCCGGATGTATCGCAGCGAACTTCGAATGAGCCAGACAGAATTTGGTAAAAGGACTGGCATGTCACAAACCTGGGTTTCCCAGTTGGAACTTGGCAGGATGTCTGTCGATTTGTTAAAACTGATCACCTATGCAGACATGCTGGGGAAAAAGATCGATGATTTTTTGCCTCCGCGGCGAAAGGGCAAAATGATATTCTGA
- a CDS encoding sigma-54-dependent transcriptional regulator, producing MNSGARILVVDDKQSFRFMVRGYLDDAGYRTACAADGAEALAKLEEGRFDLMLSDMVMPGMDGVALLRRVRAVSPDLPFVLVTAHGSVDGAVAAMKEGAGDYLLKPLNREELLVVVERLLENARVRHSYDRMLDFEREKFSFQSMTSHSPVMGRALAAARQVAASPRTTVAIYGESGAGKEVMARAIHVASGQNMASFIAVNCAAIPETLLESELFGHVKGAFTGADREREGKCSRAHGGTLFLDEIGDMPLSLQPKLLRLLEERTYEKVGSDRQINADFRVIVATHRNLEECCGRGTFRQDLFHRLNIFPITIPPLRERREDIPHLAEHYLKKFRQHQGKQLPGLSRMALDLMMTYDWPGNVRELRNQLEYATIVTGGDLIRPEHLRLQEHFQEQTGEASGDRISLNLTFSPAEFSLDAVTRRVIEWALARSNNNKSSAARLLKTSRKLFY from the coding sequence ATGAACAGTGGCGCGCGGATACTGGTGGTTGACGACAAGCAGAGCTTTCGCTTCATGGTCAGGGGATACCTGGACGATGCCGGATACCGGACGGCCTGCGCCGCCGACGGGGCCGAGGCCCTGGCGAAACTGGAAGAGGGGCGCTTCGACCTGATGCTGTCCGACATGGTCATGCCGGGGATGGATGGGGTGGCGTTGTTGCGGCGGGTACGCGCGGTCAGCCCGGACCTGCCTTTCGTGCTGGTCACCGCCCACGGCAGTGTCGACGGCGCCGTGGCGGCCATGAAAGAGGGGGCCGGCGACTACCTGCTGAAGCCGCTTAACCGGGAAGAACTGCTGGTGGTGGTGGAACGGCTGCTCGAAAACGCCAGGGTGCGCCACAGTTACGACCGGATGCTGGATTTCGAGCGGGAAAAGTTCAGCTTCCAGAGCATGACCAGCCATTCGCCGGTCATGGGCAGAGCGCTCGCCGCGGCCCGGCAGGTGGCCGCCTCCCCCCGCACCACCGTCGCCATCTACGGCGAGAGCGGGGCGGGAAAGGAGGTCATGGCCCGGGCCATCCACGTGGCATCCGGGCAGAACATGGCCAGCTTCATAGCCGTCAACTGCGCCGCCATCCCGGAAACCCTGCTGGAAAGCGAGCTGTTCGGCCACGTCAAGGGGGCCTTCACCGGCGCCGACCGTGAACGCGAGGGGAAATGCAGCCGGGCGCACGGCGGCACCCTGTTCCTGGACGAGATCGGCGACATGCCGCTGTCGCTCCAGCCGAAACTGCTGCGCCTGCTGGAAGAACGGACCTACGAGAAGGTCGGCTCCGACCGCCAGATCAACGCCGACTTCCGGGTCATCGTCGCTACCCACCGCAACCTGGAGGAATGCTGCGGCCGGGGGACCTTCCGCCAGGACCTCTTCCACCGGCTCAACATCTTCCCGATCACTATCCCTCCCCTGCGGGAGAGACGCGAGGATATCCCGCACCTGGCGGAACATTACCTCAAAAAATTCCGGCAGCATCAGGGCAAACAGCTTCCCGGCCTTTCCCGGATGGCCCTCGACCTGATGATGACCTACGACTGGCCCGGCAACGTGCGCGAACTGCGCAACCAACTGGAATATGCCACCATCGTCACCGGCGGGGACCTGATCCGGCCCGAGCACCTGCGCCTGCAGGAGCATTTTCAGGAGCAAACCGGGGAGGCGTCCGGCGACCGGATCTCCCTCAACCTCACCTTCTCCCCCGCCGAATTCTCTCTCGACGCCGTCACGCGCCGGGTTATCGAGTGGGCCCTGGCCAGGAGCAACAACAACAAATCCTCCGCCGCACGCCTGTTAAAAACCTCCCGCAAGCTGTTTTACTGA